GGGGGCCACCCCTGGATCTTCGCCGGCGACCTCGCCGCCCTGCCGCCCAGCGAGAACGCCGGCGAGGCGGTCGAGGTCCTCGATCACCGCGGGCGCTTCCTCGCGATGGCGCTTTGCAACCCCCGCAGCAACCTCACGCTGCGGGTCGTGAGCCGGCAACGCGAGGAAATAGGCCGCCTCTTCGTGCAGCAGCGGCTGGCGGCGGCCCTCCAGCTCCGGCGGCACCTCCTGGGCGACGCCGGCGCCGCTCGCCTGGTCAACGCCGAATCCGACGGCCTGCCGGCCTTCGTCGTCGATCGCTACGGCGACTTCCTCGTGGTGCAGTCCCTCGCCCTGGCGGCGGATCGCCTGCTGCCGCACCTGGTCGAGGAACTGGTCGCGCAGACCGGCCCGCAGGGCGTCTACGAGCGTTCGGACGCGCCGGTGCGGGCGCTCGAGGGCCTGCCCGAGCGCACCGGCGTGCTCTGGGGCGCCGAGCCGCCGCCTCTGGTCGAGATCCGCGAGGGCGAAGCGCGCTTCCTGGTGGACGTGCGGGAGGGCCAGAAGACGGGGTTCTTCCTCGATCAGCGCCCCAACCGGCTCAAGCTCGGGGCGCTGTGCAAGGGCAAGCGGGTGCTCAACACGTTCTGCTACTCGGGCGGCTTCTCCATCCCGGCGGCCCTGGGCGGGGCCGCCGAGGTCATCGGCGTGGACACCTCGGGAGCCGCCCTCGAACTGGCCGAGAAGAACGCCGAGGCCAACGAAGTGGGCGATCGCTGCAGCTGGGTCGAGGCCAACGCCTTCGACCACCTGCGGGATCTCGATCGGCTCAAGGAGCGCTTCGACGTGGTCGTGCTCGATCCGCCGGCCTTCACCAAGACCAAGGACTCCATTCCCGGGGCGGTGCGCGGCTACAAGGAGATCAACTTGCGCGCCCTGAAGATCCTCGCGCCCGGCGGCTTGCTGGTGTCGGCCAGTTGCTCGCACCACATCGACCCGCAACTCTTCCTCGACATCGTGGCCGACGCCGCGGCCGACGCCGGGCGCACCGTGCGGATGATCGACTACGCGGGCCCCGGGCCCGACCACCCGAGCCTGCCGGCCGCGCCCGAGACGCGCTACCTCAAGTGCTTCTGGGGAGTCGTCACATGAAGACGTGGTGCCGCCGTGCATCGTCCTGCTAGCATGGTGGCGAACCCGAAAGGAGACCCCGTCGCGGTGCGAGTTCCCATGCTGGCCGACCAACGCGTCGCCGAGGCCCTCACGCGGCAGACCGAGACCGTGCCGGACGAGGGCCTGCAGGACGTGCTCGTCGTGGACGGGCCGTTCGGGTACTCGGGCGTCTATCCGCTCACCCTTCCTGAGACGCGAAGGGACGATCTCTGCGTGCGGCATTGCAATCTGTACTTCGTGAAGCTGGCTGCCAGCCCCGCCATTCGAGAACGCGCCGCGACCGTGGTGGAGAAGACGCACTACCGCCTCGCCGACGGCACGCGCTTGCTGCGGGACGAAGCCCTCTGCACCGCGTGCCTCAACAAGGGCTGCCCGCAAAACCGCAATTCCGCCGCCACCCACGAAGACCTGCCCGGCAAGCTCATCCTGGCCCTGTAAGAAACGAGAGTTCGCCATGCGCCGGCTCCTCCCCGCCCTCGTTGCCGTCTGCCTGCCCGCCCCGGCCTGGGCGGCGCCGCCCGACCTCGGCCTGATCCCGGCGGTGGCCGCCGTCGACGACGGCGCGGCCCTCTTGCTCAACCCGGCGGGCCTCGGCTCCGACGGCGGGGCGAGCATGCATCTGGCGTCGGGCGGCTTCCAGTCGCTGGGCAGCCAGTCGTTCTCGCTGTCGCTGGGCCTCGGGGCGGGCGGCCTCGGGGTGCGCCACGAGCCCACACCGGCCGGCGATCGCGCCGAGGTGCTGTTCGCGTCGGCGATCCCGCTAGCGCCCGGCTTCCGGGGCGGCTTCAGCTACCGCCTGGGCGGCATGGCGGGCAAGGGCGGCGCCGACTGGGACCTGGGGATGCTCGTGCGGCCGGCCGACTGGCTCTCGGCGGGCGGCGCCGTTCGCAACGTGGGCGGGTCCCTGCCCGGCGAGGCGCGCAATTACCAGGTCGGCATCGGCGTGCGCCCGGTGGGCGATCGGCTGACCGTGACCCTCGATGCGAACTGGTCCGAGGGCAAGCGCATGATCGAGGCCATCACGAGCCTGGGCGCGGAGTTCGAGCCGCTGGATGGCCTGACGTTGCGCGGAGAGGCGTCGCTGAACCCTGCCTTCCTGACGGCCCAGGATCCGCTTGGCGCCGTGTCCGTCCGCGCGGGCCTGTCGCTCGCCACGCCGCGCATCGACGCCGGCGGGTTGTCCGGGGGCCTGCGCGGGCCTGCCGGCAGCCCCCCCGGCACGACGCCGGGAGTCGCGGGCGCTTCCACCTACCTGCGCTTCCGCGAGGCCCGCGGGCGCGCCATGTGGTACGGGGCGCCCGAGATCCTGGACCTCGAGCTGCGGGGCGATCTGGGGCCAGATCGCTCGGCCCTGGGCCTCATCGCCGGCCTGGCGGACAAGCCGCCGGTAGCGAGCACCCTGGAGGTCCTGCAGCGCGCGGCCGGCGACCCGCAGGTGCGGGGCGTCGCCATGACCGTGGACGGCGTGGGCGTGTCGCTGGCCGACGCCCAGGAAGTGCGGTCGGCCCTGCTCGCCGTCCGCAACGCCGGCAAGCCGATCGTGGCCTACCTCGGCAGCGGTTCGTTCCTCGAACTGTTCCTGGCCTCGGTCGCGGAT
This genomic interval from Candidatus Tanganyikabacteria bacterium contains the following:
- a CDS encoding class I SAM-dependent rRNA methyltransferase, whose translation is MASVTLRRGREARLRGGHPWIFAGDLAALPPSENAGEAVEVLDHRGRFLAMALCNPRSNLTLRVVSRQREEIGRLFVQQRLAAALQLRRHLLGDAGAARLVNAESDGLPAFVVDRYGDFLVVQSLALAADRLLPHLVEELVAQTGPQGVYERSDAPVRALEGLPERTGVLWGAEPPPLVEIREGEARFLVDVREGQKTGFFLDQRPNRLKLGALCKGKRVLNTFCYSGGFSIPAALGGAAEVIGVDTSGAALELAEKNAEANEVGDRCSWVEANAFDHLRDLDRLKERFDVVVLDPPAFTKTKDSIPGAVRGYKEINLRALKILAPGGLLVSASCSHHIDPQLFLDIVADAAADAGRTVRMIDYAGPGPDHPSLPAAPETRYLKCFWGVVT